A section of the Cottoperca gobio chromosome 17, fCotGob3.1, whole genome shotgun sequence genome encodes:
- the mmp16b gene encoding matrix metalloproteinase-16 isoform X1: MTLVSSSKRKPSDCFYAAAFCLLFLLWISCAVSGEEDHQFSVEGWLQRYGYLPRTEPGMSVLRSAQTMHSAIAAMQRVYGLNVTGTLDEKTKDDITLSWMQKPRCGVPDKFKSAARSRKRRYALTGQKWQRTHITYSIKNVTPKVGARETHDAIRRAFDVWQGVTPLRFEAVPYSALETGRRDVDITIIFASGFHGDSSPFDGEGGFLAHAYFPGPGIGGDTHFDSDEPWTLGNPNHDGNDLFLVAVHELGHALGLEHSNDPTAIMAPFYQYMDTENFKLPHDDLQGIQKIYGPPDRAPQPTRPPPTVPPPRFHPPTDPRKHDRHARPHRPPQSAKPSNPNSKPNICDGGFNTLAILRQELFVFKDQWFWRVRDNSVVPGYPMQINYFWKGLPPKIDAVYENSEGKFVFFKGNRFWVFKDTTLQPSYPQDISLFGSGMPTQSIETAVWWEDVAKTYFFKGDRYWRYNEDMRTMDPGYPKPITIWKGIPDSPQGAFVDKANDSERHQNQNQHYWPGFTYFYKGKEYWKFNNQLLRVEPGYPRSILRDFMGCDSLPADPDWDWNPPVAEERHYDNGDVDVVIKLDSTGGTEKAVAIAIPCVLALCMMVLLYTVFQFRRKSTQRHILYCKRSMQEWV, from the exons ATGACCTTAGTATCCTCCAGTAAAAGAAAACCATCGGATTGCTTTTACGCGGCAGCATTCTGCTTGCTTTTTTTGCTTTGGATTTCGTGTGCTGTGTCCGGAGAGGAGGATCATCAGTTCAGCGTTGAG GGATGGCTACAGAGGTATGGCTACCTTCCCCGCACAGAACCGGGAATGTCTGTCCTGCGCTCGGCCCAAACCATGCACTCAGCCATTGCTGCCATGCAGCGCGTCTATGGTCTCAATGTCACAGGGACACTGGATGAGAAAACCAAGGA TGATATCACGCTGAG TTGGATGCAAAAGCCTCGCTGTGGCGTTCCGGACAAATTTAAAAGTGCTGCGAGGTCACGGAAGCGGAGATACGCGCTGACAGGACAGAAGTGGCAGCGTACACACATCACCTACAG CATAAAAAATGTCACACCAAAGGTGGGCGCCCGAGAGACTCACGATGCCATCCGGCGAGCGTTTGACGTGTGGCAGGGTGTGACTCCCCTTCGCTTTGAGGCTGTTCCATACAGCGCACTTGAGACTGGCAGGCGTGACGTGGACATCACCATCATCTTCGCTTCGGGTTTTCACGGTGACAGCTCACCCTTCGACGGGGAGGGAGGATTCCTCGCCCACGCTTATTTCCCGGGCCCAGGCATAGGAGGGGACACACACTTTGACTCAGATGAGCCCTGGACCCTTGGGAACCCCAACCACGATG GTAACGACCTGTTCTTGGTTGCCGTGCACGAGCTGGGCCACGCCCTCGGTCTGGAACACTCTAACGATCCCACGGCTATCATGGCTCCTTTCTATCAGTACATGGACACAGAGAACTTCAAACTACCTCACGATGACCTACAGGGCATCCAGAAAATATATG gTCCACCAGATAGAGCACCGCAGCCTACCAGGCCCCCACCCACGGTCCCTCCTCCTCGCTTCCACCCTCCCACAGACCCCCGTAAGCATGACCGCCATGCCAGACCCCATCGCCCTCCGCAGTCCGCCAAGCCGTCCAACCCCAACTCCAAACCCAATATCTGCGATGGAGGCTTCAACACCCTGGCCATCCTCCGGCAGGAGCTTTTTGTGTTCAAG GACCAGTGGTTTTGGAGGGTACGGGACAACTCAGTAGTCCCTGGCTATCCCATGCAGATCAACTACTTCTGGAAAGGCTTGCCTCCGAAAATTGATGCTGTGTATGAAAACAGCGAAGGGaagtttgtatttttcaaag gaAACCGTTTCTGGGTCTTCAAGGACACGACTCTCCAGCCTTCGTACCCTCAGGACATCTCGCTTTTCGGGAGCGGCATGCCCACTCAGAGTATCGAGACAGCTGTCTGGTGGGAGGATGTCGCCAAAACCTACTTCTTCAAAGGAGACAG GTACTGGAGGTACAATGAGGACATGAGGACCATGGATCCAGGTTATCCCAAACCTATCACCATCTGGAAGGGCATTCCGGACTCTCCACAGGGGGCTTTTGTGGATAAGGCCAACG aTTCTGAGAgacatcagaatcagaatcagcaTTATTGGCCAG GCTTTACCTACTTTTACAAGGGGAAGGAATACTGGAAGTTCAACAACCAGCTGCTTCGTGTGGAGCCTGGCTACCCGAGGTCCATCCTGAGGGACTTCATGGGCTGTGACAGTCTACCTGCCGACCCCGACTGGGACTGGAATCCCCCGGTGGCGGAGGAACGCCATTACGACAATGGTGACGTGGACGTTGTCATCAAACTGGACAGCACGGGGGGCACGGAGAAGGCAGTGGCCATCGCTATCCCTTGTGTCCTGGCGCTGTGCATGATGGTCCTCCTCTACACCGTTTTCCAGTTCAGGCGGAAGAGCACACAGCGCCACATACTGTACTGCAAGCGCTCCATGCAGGAGTGGGTCTGA
- the mmp16b gene encoding matrix metalloproteinase-16 isoform X2, whose translation MTLVSSSKRKPSDCFYAAAFCLLFLLWISCAVSGEEDHQFSVEGWLQRYGYLPRTEPGMSVLRSAQTMHSAIAAMQRVYGLNVTGTLDEKTKDWMQKPRCGVPDKFKSAARSRKRRYALTGQKWQRTHITYSIKNVTPKVGARETHDAIRRAFDVWQGVTPLRFEAVPYSALETGRRDVDITIIFASGFHGDSSPFDGEGGFLAHAYFPGPGIGGDTHFDSDEPWTLGNPNHDGNDLFLVAVHELGHALGLEHSNDPTAIMAPFYQYMDTENFKLPHDDLQGIQKIYGPPDRAPQPTRPPPTVPPPRFHPPTDPRKHDRHARPHRPPQSAKPSNPNSKPNICDGGFNTLAILRQELFVFKDQWFWRVRDNSVVPGYPMQINYFWKGLPPKIDAVYENSEGKFVFFKGNRFWVFKDTTLQPSYPQDISLFGSGMPTQSIETAVWWEDVAKTYFFKGDRYWRYNEDMRTMDPGYPKPITIWKGIPDSPQGAFVDKANDSERHQNQNQHYWPGFTYFYKGKEYWKFNNQLLRVEPGYPRSILRDFMGCDSLPADPDWDWNPPVAEERHYDNGDVDVVIKLDSTGGTEKAVAIAIPCVLALCMMVLLYTVFQFRRKSTQRHILYCKRSMQEWV comes from the exons ATGACCTTAGTATCCTCCAGTAAAAGAAAACCATCGGATTGCTTTTACGCGGCAGCATTCTGCTTGCTTTTTTTGCTTTGGATTTCGTGTGCTGTGTCCGGAGAGGAGGATCATCAGTTCAGCGTTGAG GGATGGCTACAGAGGTATGGCTACCTTCCCCGCACAGAACCGGGAATGTCTGTCCTGCGCTCGGCCCAAACCATGCACTCAGCCATTGCTGCCATGCAGCGCGTCTATGGTCTCAATGTCACAGGGACACTGGATGAGAAAACCAAGGA TTGGATGCAAAAGCCTCGCTGTGGCGTTCCGGACAAATTTAAAAGTGCTGCGAGGTCACGGAAGCGGAGATACGCGCTGACAGGACAGAAGTGGCAGCGTACACACATCACCTACAG CATAAAAAATGTCACACCAAAGGTGGGCGCCCGAGAGACTCACGATGCCATCCGGCGAGCGTTTGACGTGTGGCAGGGTGTGACTCCCCTTCGCTTTGAGGCTGTTCCATACAGCGCACTTGAGACTGGCAGGCGTGACGTGGACATCACCATCATCTTCGCTTCGGGTTTTCACGGTGACAGCTCACCCTTCGACGGGGAGGGAGGATTCCTCGCCCACGCTTATTTCCCGGGCCCAGGCATAGGAGGGGACACACACTTTGACTCAGATGAGCCCTGGACCCTTGGGAACCCCAACCACGATG GTAACGACCTGTTCTTGGTTGCCGTGCACGAGCTGGGCCACGCCCTCGGTCTGGAACACTCTAACGATCCCACGGCTATCATGGCTCCTTTCTATCAGTACATGGACACAGAGAACTTCAAACTACCTCACGATGACCTACAGGGCATCCAGAAAATATATG gTCCACCAGATAGAGCACCGCAGCCTACCAGGCCCCCACCCACGGTCCCTCCTCCTCGCTTCCACCCTCCCACAGACCCCCGTAAGCATGACCGCCATGCCAGACCCCATCGCCCTCCGCAGTCCGCCAAGCCGTCCAACCCCAACTCCAAACCCAATATCTGCGATGGAGGCTTCAACACCCTGGCCATCCTCCGGCAGGAGCTTTTTGTGTTCAAG GACCAGTGGTTTTGGAGGGTACGGGACAACTCAGTAGTCCCTGGCTATCCCATGCAGATCAACTACTTCTGGAAAGGCTTGCCTCCGAAAATTGATGCTGTGTATGAAAACAGCGAAGGGaagtttgtatttttcaaag gaAACCGTTTCTGGGTCTTCAAGGACACGACTCTCCAGCCTTCGTACCCTCAGGACATCTCGCTTTTCGGGAGCGGCATGCCCACTCAGAGTATCGAGACAGCTGTCTGGTGGGAGGATGTCGCCAAAACCTACTTCTTCAAAGGAGACAG GTACTGGAGGTACAATGAGGACATGAGGACCATGGATCCAGGTTATCCCAAACCTATCACCATCTGGAAGGGCATTCCGGACTCTCCACAGGGGGCTTTTGTGGATAAGGCCAACG aTTCTGAGAgacatcagaatcagaatcagcaTTATTGGCCAG GCTTTACCTACTTTTACAAGGGGAAGGAATACTGGAAGTTCAACAACCAGCTGCTTCGTGTGGAGCCTGGCTACCCGAGGTCCATCCTGAGGGACTTCATGGGCTGTGACAGTCTACCTGCCGACCCCGACTGGGACTGGAATCCCCCGGTGGCGGAGGAACGCCATTACGACAATGGTGACGTGGACGTTGTCATCAAACTGGACAGCACGGGGGGCACGGAGAAGGCAGTGGCCATCGCTATCCCTTGTGTCCTGGCGCTGTGCATGATGGTCCTCCTCTACACCGTTTTCCAGTTCAGGCGGAAGAGCACACAGCGCCACATACTGTACTGCAAGCGCTCCATGCAGGAGTGGGTCTGA
- the mmp16b gene encoding matrix metalloproteinase-16 isoform X3 yields MTLVSSSKRKPSDCFYAAAFCLLFLLWISCAVSGEEDHQFSVEGWLQRYGYLPRTEPGMSVLRSAQTMHSAIAAMQRVYGLNVTGTLDEKTKDDITLSWMQKPRCGVPDKFKSAARSRKRRYALTGQKWQRTHITYSIKNVTPKVGARETHDAIRRAFDVWQGVTPLRFEAVPYSALETGRRDVDITIIFASGFHGDSSPFDGEGGFLAHAYFPGPGIGGDTHFDSDEPWTLGNPNHDGNDLFLVAVHELGHALGLEHSNDPTAIMAPFYQYMDTENFKLPHDDLQGIQKIYGPPDRAPQPTRPPPTVPPPRFHPPTDPRKHDRHARPHRPPQSAKPSNPNSKPNICDGGFNTLAILRQELFVFKDQWFWRVRDNSVVPGYPMQINYFWKGLPPKIDAVYENSEGKFVFFKGNRFWVFKDTTLQPSYPQDISLFGSGMPTQSIETAVWWEDVAKTYFFKGDRYWRYNEDMRTMDPGYPKPITIWKGIPDSPQGAFVDKANGFTYFYKGKEYWKFNNQLLRVEPGYPRSILRDFMGCDSLPADPDWDWNPPVAEERHYDNGDVDVVIKLDSTGGTEKAVAIAIPCVLALCMMVLLYTVFQFRRKSTQRHILYCKRSMQEWV; encoded by the exons ATGACCTTAGTATCCTCCAGTAAAAGAAAACCATCGGATTGCTTTTACGCGGCAGCATTCTGCTTGCTTTTTTTGCTTTGGATTTCGTGTGCTGTGTCCGGAGAGGAGGATCATCAGTTCAGCGTTGAG GGATGGCTACAGAGGTATGGCTACCTTCCCCGCACAGAACCGGGAATGTCTGTCCTGCGCTCGGCCCAAACCATGCACTCAGCCATTGCTGCCATGCAGCGCGTCTATGGTCTCAATGTCACAGGGACACTGGATGAGAAAACCAAGGA TGATATCACGCTGAG TTGGATGCAAAAGCCTCGCTGTGGCGTTCCGGACAAATTTAAAAGTGCTGCGAGGTCACGGAAGCGGAGATACGCGCTGACAGGACAGAAGTGGCAGCGTACACACATCACCTACAG CATAAAAAATGTCACACCAAAGGTGGGCGCCCGAGAGACTCACGATGCCATCCGGCGAGCGTTTGACGTGTGGCAGGGTGTGACTCCCCTTCGCTTTGAGGCTGTTCCATACAGCGCACTTGAGACTGGCAGGCGTGACGTGGACATCACCATCATCTTCGCTTCGGGTTTTCACGGTGACAGCTCACCCTTCGACGGGGAGGGAGGATTCCTCGCCCACGCTTATTTCCCGGGCCCAGGCATAGGAGGGGACACACACTTTGACTCAGATGAGCCCTGGACCCTTGGGAACCCCAACCACGATG GTAACGACCTGTTCTTGGTTGCCGTGCACGAGCTGGGCCACGCCCTCGGTCTGGAACACTCTAACGATCCCACGGCTATCATGGCTCCTTTCTATCAGTACATGGACACAGAGAACTTCAAACTACCTCACGATGACCTACAGGGCATCCAGAAAATATATG gTCCACCAGATAGAGCACCGCAGCCTACCAGGCCCCCACCCACGGTCCCTCCTCCTCGCTTCCACCCTCCCACAGACCCCCGTAAGCATGACCGCCATGCCAGACCCCATCGCCCTCCGCAGTCCGCCAAGCCGTCCAACCCCAACTCCAAACCCAATATCTGCGATGGAGGCTTCAACACCCTGGCCATCCTCCGGCAGGAGCTTTTTGTGTTCAAG GACCAGTGGTTTTGGAGGGTACGGGACAACTCAGTAGTCCCTGGCTATCCCATGCAGATCAACTACTTCTGGAAAGGCTTGCCTCCGAAAATTGATGCTGTGTATGAAAACAGCGAAGGGaagtttgtatttttcaaag gaAACCGTTTCTGGGTCTTCAAGGACACGACTCTCCAGCCTTCGTACCCTCAGGACATCTCGCTTTTCGGGAGCGGCATGCCCACTCAGAGTATCGAGACAGCTGTCTGGTGGGAGGATGTCGCCAAAACCTACTTCTTCAAAGGAGACAG GTACTGGAGGTACAATGAGGACATGAGGACCATGGATCCAGGTTATCCCAAACCTATCACCATCTGGAAGGGCATTCCGGACTCTCCACAGGGGGCTTTTGTGGATAAGGCCAACG GCTTTACCTACTTTTACAAGGGGAAGGAATACTGGAAGTTCAACAACCAGCTGCTTCGTGTGGAGCCTGGCTACCCGAGGTCCATCCTGAGGGACTTCATGGGCTGTGACAGTCTACCTGCCGACCCCGACTGGGACTGGAATCCCCCGGTGGCGGAGGAACGCCATTACGACAATGGTGACGTGGACGTTGTCATCAAACTGGACAGCACGGGGGGCACGGAGAAGGCAGTGGCCATCGCTATCCCTTGTGTCCTGGCGCTGTGCATGATGGTCCTCCTCTACACCGTTTTCCAGTTCAGGCGGAAGAGCACACAGCGCCACATACTGTACTGCAAGCGCTCCATGCAGGAGTGGGTCTGA
- the mmp16b gene encoding matrix metalloproteinase-16 isoform X4 gives MTLVSSSKRKPSDCFYAAAFCLLFLLWISCAVSGEEDHQFSVEGWLQRYGYLPRTEPGMSVLRSAQTMHSAIAAMQRVYGLNVTGTLDEKTKDWMQKPRCGVPDKFKSAARSRKRRYALTGQKWQRTHITYSIKNVTPKVGARETHDAIRRAFDVWQGVTPLRFEAVPYSALETGRRDVDITIIFASGFHGDSSPFDGEGGFLAHAYFPGPGIGGDTHFDSDEPWTLGNPNHDGNDLFLVAVHELGHALGLEHSNDPTAIMAPFYQYMDTENFKLPHDDLQGIQKIYGPPDRAPQPTRPPPTVPPPRFHPPTDPRKHDRHARPHRPPQSAKPSNPNSKPNICDGGFNTLAILRQELFVFKDQWFWRVRDNSVVPGYPMQINYFWKGLPPKIDAVYENSEGKFVFFKGNRFWVFKDTTLQPSYPQDISLFGSGMPTQSIETAVWWEDVAKTYFFKGDRYWRYNEDMRTMDPGYPKPITIWKGIPDSPQGAFVDKANGFTYFYKGKEYWKFNNQLLRVEPGYPRSILRDFMGCDSLPADPDWDWNPPVAEERHYDNGDVDVVIKLDSTGGTEKAVAIAIPCVLALCMMVLLYTVFQFRRKSTQRHILYCKRSMQEWV, from the exons ATGACCTTAGTATCCTCCAGTAAAAGAAAACCATCGGATTGCTTTTACGCGGCAGCATTCTGCTTGCTTTTTTTGCTTTGGATTTCGTGTGCTGTGTCCGGAGAGGAGGATCATCAGTTCAGCGTTGAG GGATGGCTACAGAGGTATGGCTACCTTCCCCGCACAGAACCGGGAATGTCTGTCCTGCGCTCGGCCCAAACCATGCACTCAGCCATTGCTGCCATGCAGCGCGTCTATGGTCTCAATGTCACAGGGACACTGGATGAGAAAACCAAGGA TTGGATGCAAAAGCCTCGCTGTGGCGTTCCGGACAAATTTAAAAGTGCTGCGAGGTCACGGAAGCGGAGATACGCGCTGACAGGACAGAAGTGGCAGCGTACACACATCACCTACAG CATAAAAAATGTCACACCAAAGGTGGGCGCCCGAGAGACTCACGATGCCATCCGGCGAGCGTTTGACGTGTGGCAGGGTGTGACTCCCCTTCGCTTTGAGGCTGTTCCATACAGCGCACTTGAGACTGGCAGGCGTGACGTGGACATCACCATCATCTTCGCTTCGGGTTTTCACGGTGACAGCTCACCCTTCGACGGGGAGGGAGGATTCCTCGCCCACGCTTATTTCCCGGGCCCAGGCATAGGAGGGGACACACACTTTGACTCAGATGAGCCCTGGACCCTTGGGAACCCCAACCACGATG GTAACGACCTGTTCTTGGTTGCCGTGCACGAGCTGGGCCACGCCCTCGGTCTGGAACACTCTAACGATCCCACGGCTATCATGGCTCCTTTCTATCAGTACATGGACACAGAGAACTTCAAACTACCTCACGATGACCTACAGGGCATCCAGAAAATATATG gTCCACCAGATAGAGCACCGCAGCCTACCAGGCCCCCACCCACGGTCCCTCCTCCTCGCTTCCACCCTCCCACAGACCCCCGTAAGCATGACCGCCATGCCAGACCCCATCGCCCTCCGCAGTCCGCCAAGCCGTCCAACCCCAACTCCAAACCCAATATCTGCGATGGAGGCTTCAACACCCTGGCCATCCTCCGGCAGGAGCTTTTTGTGTTCAAG GACCAGTGGTTTTGGAGGGTACGGGACAACTCAGTAGTCCCTGGCTATCCCATGCAGATCAACTACTTCTGGAAAGGCTTGCCTCCGAAAATTGATGCTGTGTATGAAAACAGCGAAGGGaagtttgtatttttcaaag gaAACCGTTTCTGGGTCTTCAAGGACACGACTCTCCAGCCTTCGTACCCTCAGGACATCTCGCTTTTCGGGAGCGGCATGCCCACTCAGAGTATCGAGACAGCTGTCTGGTGGGAGGATGTCGCCAAAACCTACTTCTTCAAAGGAGACAG GTACTGGAGGTACAATGAGGACATGAGGACCATGGATCCAGGTTATCCCAAACCTATCACCATCTGGAAGGGCATTCCGGACTCTCCACAGGGGGCTTTTGTGGATAAGGCCAACG GCTTTACCTACTTTTACAAGGGGAAGGAATACTGGAAGTTCAACAACCAGCTGCTTCGTGTGGAGCCTGGCTACCCGAGGTCCATCCTGAGGGACTTCATGGGCTGTGACAGTCTACCTGCCGACCCCGACTGGGACTGGAATCCCCCGGTGGCGGAGGAACGCCATTACGACAATGGTGACGTGGACGTTGTCATCAAACTGGACAGCACGGGGGGCACGGAGAAGGCAGTGGCCATCGCTATCCCTTGTGTCCTGGCGCTGTGCATGATGGTCCTCCTCTACACCGTTTTCCAGTTCAGGCGGAAGAGCACACAGCGCCACATACTGTACTGCAAGCGCTCCATGCAGGAGTGGGTCTGA